One Microlunatus soli genomic window carries:
- a CDS encoding helix-turn-helix domain-containing protein yields MSEVQLRQVGARIRAARKERGMTLEQLARAAQMSTSTLSRLESGKRQANLELLLPLTRELRIGLDDLVAREVPDPRIQERSYRSNGLTIRPLAPPNAPVHTFKISYPSRRRLPERRTHDGYEWVYVLSGRLRLLLGEHDLALEAGEAAEFDTRVPHAMTSAGDEPAEVISIFNESGASIHTRARARRKTEDSSEVR; encoded by the coding sequence ATGAGCGAGGTACAGCTGAGGCAGGTAGGAGCGCGGATCCGGGCCGCCCGCAAGGAACGCGGGATGACTCTCGAGCAGCTGGCGCGGGCGGCGCAGATGTCGACCAGCACGCTGTCCCGGTTGGAGAGCGGCAAACGGCAGGCCAATCTGGAGCTGCTGCTGCCGCTGACCCGGGAGCTGCGGATCGGTCTGGATGATCTTGTGGCCCGCGAGGTCCCCGATCCGCGGATCCAGGAACGGTCCTACCGCAGCAACGGGCTGACCATCAGGCCGCTCGCGCCGCCGAATGCGCCGGTGCACACGTTCAAGATCAGTTATCCGTCACGCCGACGACTGCCCGAGCGCCGGACGCATGACGGCTACGAGTGGGTGTACGTGCTCAGCGGCCGGTTGCGGCTGCTGCTGGGTGAGCACGATCTCGCCCTGGAGGCAGGGGAGGCGGCCGAGTTCGACACCCGAGTACCGCATGCGATGACCTCGGCCGGCGACGAACCGGCCGAGGTGATCAGCATCTTCAACGAGTCCGGGGCGAGTATCCACACCCGCGCCCGGGCTCGTCGCAAAACCGAGGACTCGTCGGAAGTCCGATGA
- a CDS encoding Gfo/Idh/MocA family protein, giving the protein MRTSTGSALRIVQVGLGGFGRNWAAEMIPQVSEVELVGSADVSEQSREAAVKAGVADPDRCFSTAEEAIEAVDPDAVLVTASLVGHVPAIRAALLAGKHVMTEKPFAPSVEEATELVELADSKGLTLAVSQNYRFFPAVRAVQQIVAAGELGDLHAVELDFRRFSGSDGRRGPHHFLDEPLLVDMSIHHFDLFRTVLGRDAAQITCRTWDPDWSLFSGPSEGVALIDFGDVTASYRGSWVSHGTPTPWAGEWRMDFAEGSVEWTSRGDGKDGWQADKVEIRTGDEVRQVELPTVQRTDRAGSLTEFARSIAEGRQPENSGRNNLGSLALTYAAVESASTRSAISIG; this is encoded by the coding sequence ATGCGTACTTCGACAGGCTCAGCACTTCGCATCGTGCAGGTCGGTCTCGGCGGATTCGGTCGCAACTGGGCCGCGGAGATGATCCCGCAGGTCAGTGAGGTCGAGCTGGTCGGCAGCGCCGACGTCTCCGAGCAGTCCCGGGAGGCGGCGGTCAAGGCCGGGGTCGCCGATCCGGACCGCTGCTTCAGCACCGCCGAGGAGGCGATCGAGGCCGTCGACCCGGATGCCGTGCTGGTCACCGCCAGCCTGGTCGGTCACGTGCCGGCGATCCGGGCCGCACTGCTGGCCGGCAAGCACGTGATGACGGAGAAGCCGTTCGCGCCGTCGGTCGAGGAGGCCACCGAACTGGTGGAGTTGGCCGACAGTAAGGGGCTGACCCTCGCGGTCAGCCAGAACTACCGGTTCTTCCCGGCAGTGCGAGCGGTCCAGCAGATCGTCGCTGCCGGCGAGCTGGGGGATCTGCATGCCGTCGAACTCGACTTCCGCCGGTTCTCCGGCAGCGACGGTCGGCGAGGTCCGCATCACTTCCTGGACGAGCCGCTGCTGGTGGACATGTCGATCCATCACTTCGACCTGTTCCGTACGGTGCTGGGCCGCGACGCCGCGCAGATCACCTGCCGGACCTGGGATCCGGACTGGTCGCTGTTCAGCGGTCCGTCCGAGGGCGTGGCATTGATCGACTTCGGCGACGTCACCGCCAGCTACCGGGGGAGTTGGGTCAGCCACGGCACCCCCACCCCGTGGGCGGGCGAGTGGCGGATGGACTTCGCCGAGGGAAGCGTGGAATGGACCAGTCGCGGTGACGGCAAGGACGGCTGGCAGGCCGACAAGGTCGAGATCCGGACCGGCGACGAGGTTCGTCAGGTCGAACTGCCGACCGTCCAGCGGACGGACCGGGCCGGCAGCCTCACCGAGTTCGCCCGATCGATCGCCGAGGGGCGTCAGCCGGAGAATTCCGGGCGCAACAATCTCGGCAGCCTGGCGCTGACCTACGCGGCCGTCGAATCGGCGTCGACCCGTTCGGCGATCTCCATCGGCTGA
- the secA gene encoding preprotein translocase subunit SecA yields MALMDRLSRIGEGRTLKKLKAVADRVNAIEEDFVAMSDDELRAQTDEFKKRYADGESLDDLMYEAYATVREASKRVLGKRHFDVQVMGGAALHWNNIAEMKTGEGKTQTALLPSYLNALTGKGVHIVTVNDYLAKIQSEQMGRVHHFLGLKVGVILSEMDPAERKVAYEADVTYGTNNELGFDYLRDNMALSIDDCVQRGHYYAIVDEVDSILIDEARTPLIISGPAEDNQRWYPTFAQLVTRMRRDRDYEVDEKKRTVSVLEAGIDLVEDRLGIENLYESANTPLISYLNNAIKAKELFKRDKDYVVTPEDEVLIVDEHTGRTLAGRRYNEGLHQAIEAKESVEIKEEYQTLATITLQNFFRMYDKLAGMTGTAMTEAAEFQKIYGMGVVPIPTNMPMIREDQKDLIYRTEEAKFTAIVDDVAERHEAGQPVLIGTASVAKSEILSAMLKKAGVKHEVLNAKQHEREAAIVAMAGRKGAVTVATNMAGRGTDIMLGGNPEFLADKAIQAKGIDPVDHVEEYEAAFPEMLETFENEVKSEHEEVVELGGLYVVGSERHESRRIDNQLRGRSGRQGDPGESRFFLSLGDDLMRLFKSDIVEWVLTALKVPDDQPIENKRVSSSIASAQTQVEAQNFEIRKNILKYDDVMNRQRHKIYSDRREVLEGADVEQQLRDTVDSVVEQYVLSSTEGFSEDWDLEQLWTQMKTLYPVTLKRAEYEGEEDLDRDILIADFRADAQQAYDTREESLGTDVMRELERQVMLTVLDRKWREHLYEMDYLREGIGLRAMASKDPLVEYQREGGAMYSQMMEAFQEEVVGYLFHLEVEVNRGPAVGVVADGGGQPMTVGDGSRRQRDRKPMVESGPDPDGPGVEVNTVTEAEEETEDADQVKAAATNGKREPVGVAAGVATDNGTDTAAGTEQRPTLRGKGLSEPKQRRMSYSSSDGEVKTGAVKKSKDDPYANVGRNSPCPCGSGKKFKLCHGRRTA; encoded by the coding sequence GTGGCTTTGATGGACAGGCTGTCCCGCATCGGCGAGGGCAGGACGCTCAAGAAGCTGAAGGCCGTGGCCGATCGCGTCAATGCGATCGAAGAGGATTTCGTCGCGATGAGCGACGACGAGTTGCGCGCCCAGACCGACGAATTCAAGAAGCGCTACGCCGACGGCGAGTCGCTGGACGACCTGATGTACGAGGCCTACGCGACGGTCCGTGAGGCCAGCAAGCGGGTGCTCGGCAAGCGGCACTTCGACGTCCAGGTGATGGGCGGGGCGGCGCTGCACTGGAACAACATCGCCGAGATGAAGACCGGTGAGGGCAAGACCCAGACCGCGTTGCTGCCGTCGTACCTGAATGCGTTGACCGGCAAGGGCGTGCACATCGTTACCGTCAACGACTACCTGGCCAAGATCCAGTCCGAACAGATGGGCCGGGTGCACCACTTCTTGGGGCTCAAGGTCGGCGTCATCCTGTCCGAGATGGATCCGGCCGAGCGCAAGGTCGCCTACGAGGCAGATGTCACCTACGGCACCAACAACGAGCTCGGCTTCGACTACCTGCGCGACAACATGGCGCTCAGCATCGACGACTGCGTCCAGCGCGGCCACTACTACGCCATCGTCGACGAGGTCGACTCGATCCTGATCGACGAGGCCCGGACACCGTTGATCATCTCCGGTCCGGCCGAGGACAATCAGCGCTGGTATCCGACCTTCGCCCAGCTGGTCACGAGGATGCGCCGGGACCGTGACTACGAGGTCGACGAGAAGAAGCGCACCGTCTCGGTGCTGGAGGCCGGCATCGACCTGGTGGAGGACCGGCTCGGGATCGAAAACCTCTACGAGTCGGCCAACACGCCGCTGATCTCCTACCTGAACAACGCGATCAAGGCCAAGGAACTCTTCAAGCGGGACAAGGACTACGTCGTCACGCCCGAGGACGAGGTACTGATCGTCGACGAGCACACCGGCCGTACGCTCGCCGGCCGACGCTACAACGAGGGTCTGCACCAGGCGATCGAGGCCAAGGAGTCGGTGGAGATCAAGGAGGAGTACCAGACCCTGGCCACCATCACCCTGCAGAACTTCTTCCGGATGTACGACAAGCTCGCCGGGATGACCGGTACGGCGATGACCGAGGCCGCCGAGTTCCAGAAGATCTACGGCATGGGCGTGGTCCCGATCCCGACCAACATGCCGATGATCCGCGAGGACCAGAAGGACCTGATCTACCGCACCGAAGAGGCCAAGTTCACCGCGATCGTCGACGACGTGGCCGAGCGGCACGAAGCCGGGCAGCCGGTGCTGATCGGCACCGCGAGCGTGGCGAAGTCGGAGATCCTGTCGGCGATGTTGAAGAAGGCCGGCGTCAAGCACGAGGTGCTGAACGCCAAGCAGCATGAACGCGAGGCCGCGATCGTCGCGATGGCCGGCCGCAAGGGTGCTGTCACGGTGGCGACCAACATGGCCGGTCGTGGTACCGACATCATGCTCGGGGGCAACCCGGAATTCCTTGCAGACAAGGCGATCCAGGCCAAGGGGATCGACCCGGTGGACCACGTCGAGGAGTACGAAGCTGCGTTCCCGGAGATGCTGGAGACGTTCGAGAACGAGGTGAAGTCCGAGCACGAGGAGGTCGTCGAGCTCGGCGGGCTGTACGTGGTCGGATCCGAACGGCACGAGTCACGGCGGATCGACAACCAGCTCCGCGGTCGTTCCGGCCGTCAGGGCGACCCGGGGGAGAGTCGGTTCTTCCTCTCCCTCGGCGACGACCTGATGCGGCTGTTCAAGTCCGACATCGTGGAATGGGTGCTGACCGCACTGAAGGTGCCCGACGACCAGCCGATCGAGAACAAGCGGGTCAGCTCCTCGATCGCCAGCGCGCAGACCCAGGTCGAGGCGCAGAACTTCGAGATCCGCAAGAACATCCTCAAGTACGACGACGTGATGAACCGTCAGCGGCACAAGATCTACAGCGACCGCCGCGAGGTGCTGGAGGGTGCCGACGTCGAGCAGCAGCTGCGCGACACCGTGGACAGTGTGGTCGAGCAGTACGTGCTGAGCAGCACCGAGGGATTCAGCGAGGACTGGGATCTGGAGCAGCTCTGGACCCAGATGAAGACGCTGTATCCGGTCACCCTGAAGCGCGCGGAGTACGAGGGTGAGGAAGACCTCGACCGCGACATCCTGATCGCCGACTTCCGCGCCGATGCCCAGCAGGCCTACGACACCCGTGAGGAGTCGCTGGGCACTGACGTGATGCGCGAGCTCGAGCGTCAGGTGATGCTCACCGTGCTGGACCGCAAGTGGCGCGAGCACCTCTACGAGATGGACTATCTGCGGGAGGGCATCGGGCTGCGGGCGATGGCGTCCAAGGATCCGCTGGTGGAGTACCAGCGCGAGGGCGGCGCGATGTACTCCCAGATGATGGAGGCGTTCCAGGAGGAGGTCGTCGGCTACCTGTTCCATCTCGAGGTCGAGGTCAATCGGGGACCGGCTGTCGGCGTCGTCGCCGACGGCGGCGGGCAGCCGATGACCGTCGGCGACGGATCGCGCCGGCAGCGGGATCGCAAGCCGATGGTCGAGTCCGGCCCTGACCCGGACGGCCCCGGTGTCGAGGTGAACACCGTGACCGAGGCCGAGGAGGAGACCGAGGACGCCGACCAGGTCAAGGCTGCCGCGACCAACGGGAAGCGGGAACCGGTCGGGGTCGCCGCCGGCGTCGCGACGGACAACGGCACCGACACCGCTGCTGGCACCGAACAGCGTCCGACGTTGCGCGGCAAGGGCCTGTCCGAGCCGAAGCAGCGGAGGATGTCGTACAGCTCGTCCGACGGCGAGGTGAAGACCGGCGCGGTGAAGAAGTCCAAGGACGACCCGTACGCCAACGTCGGCCGGAACTCGCCCTGCCCCTGCGGCTCGGGCAAGAAGTTCAAGCTCTGCCACGGTCGCCGGACCGCCTGA